A single Defluviitalea saccharophila DNA region contains:
- a CDS encoding polysaccharide deacetylase family protein — translation MKIYVIHMKGIIKIVCAFLLIIISMGLSKPYVTEVFNNVSSKQQRKIPIYCVERGDNKISISFDAAWGADDTDDILKILDKHGVKATFFLVGDWVRKYPEEVKKIAAAGHDIGNHSNKHPHMGQLSKEGNKKELMAAHEAVKKLTGIDMNLFRPPFGEYNNTVIEAAEECGYYTIQWDVDSLDWKEFGTDPLIKQVLGNKQLGSGSIILFHNNAKYTKDALDTIITGLKQQGYELVPISQLILKKNYYIDHEGRQRPIKDNKQASLKVKIKK, via the coding sequence ATGAAAATTTACGTCATTCATATGAAAGGAATTATAAAAATAGTTTGTGCCTTTCTTCTAATAATAATTTCTATGGGATTGTCAAAACCCTATGTTACGGAAGTCTTTAATAACGTTTCCAGCAAACAGCAAAGAAAGATTCCCATTTATTGCGTAGAAAGAGGAGACAATAAAATATCCATCTCGTTTGATGCCGCTTGGGGTGCAGACGATACGGATGATATCCTAAAAATTCTCGATAAACATGGTGTAAAAGCTACATTCTTTTTAGTTGGTGATTGGGTGAGAAAATACCCTGAAGAAGTGAAGAAAATTGCTGCGGCAGGCCATGACATAGGTAATCACTCCAATAAACATCCTCATATGGGGCAATTGTCAAAAGAGGGGAATAAAAAAGAACTCATGGCAGCTCATGAAGCAGTGAAAAAGCTTACAGGGATTGATATGAATTTATTCAGACCGCCCTTTGGAGAATACAATAATACAGTCATAGAAGCAGCAGAAGAGTGTGGTTATTACACAATTCAGTGGGACGTGGATTCCCTTGATTGGAAAGAGTTCGGAACGGACCCCTTGATTAAGCAAGTATTAGGCAATAAGCAGCTAGGAAGCGGTTCTATTATCTTGTTCCATAATAATGCAAAGTACACCAAGGATGCATTAGATACGATTATTACGGGATTAAAGCAGCAGGGCTATGAACTTGTCCCTATTTCCCAGCTTATTCTTAAGAAAAATTATTATATAGATCATGAAGGCAGACAAAGACCGATAAAAGACAATAAGCAGGCAAGCTTAAAAGTCAAAATAAAAAAGTAA
- a CDS encoding FAD:protein FMN transferase, giving the protein MKKNIFLMLLITIIAILSGCASNKGKNTVIKEEIYALGTVIQIQIYDADEEKAKKAIEESEKRVQEIENKMTVNKEKSEVILINENSGINSVQVSPDTFYVIQKAKKYSDLSGGAFDLTVEPIVKLWGIGTENARVPKQEEIDALLGLVDYNDVVLDESTNQVKLNREGQAIDLGAIAKGYAGDEVKKILKEHGIKTAFVNLGGNVVTLGSKLDGSPWRIGVQNPLDERGKHIAVIEVVDETLVTSGNYERYFIEDGKRYHHIIDPKTGYPAEAGIISSTIVTNSSIDADALSTSVYVLGLEKGMELIESLENVEAVIVTEDKKIYVTSGLKDRFKLENEEFQLAN; this is encoded by the coding sequence ATGAAAAAAAATATATTTTTAATGCTCTTAATTACAATCATAGCTATTCTTTCAGGATGTGCAAGCAATAAAGGAAAGAATACAGTAATTAAGGAAGAAATCTATGCTCTTGGTACAGTCATTCAAATACAGATCTATGATGCTGATGAGGAAAAAGCAAAAAAGGCCATAGAAGAGTCAGAAAAGAGAGTCCAGGAAATAGAAAATAAAATGACTGTTAATAAAGAAAAGAGTGAGGTTATTTTAATAAACGAAAATTCCGGTATAAATTCCGTTCAAGTAAGCCCGGATACATTTTATGTTATTCAAAAAGCTAAAAAATATAGTGATTTATCAGGTGGTGCCTTTGATCTTACCGTTGAACCGATCGTAAAACTATGGGGCATCGGAACAGAGAATGCCAGGGTACCCAAGCAGGAAGAGATAGATGCTTTACTTGGTCTGGTGGATTATAATGATGTAGTACTGGATGAAAGTACGAATCAAGTAAAACTAAACAGAGAAGGACAAGCTATTGATTTAGGGGCAATTGCCAAAGGTTATGCGGGGGATGAAGTAAAAAAGATATTAAAGGAGCATGGTATAAAAACTGCTTTTGTTAATTTAGGAGGAAACGTCGTTACCCTGGGCAGCAAGCTGGATGGTTCACCCTGGCGTATAGGGGTTCAAAATCCTTTGGATGAAAGAGGTAAACATATTGCGGTGATAGAAGTTGTGGATGAAACCCTTGTAACTTCAGGAAACTATGAAAGATATTTTATCGAAGACGGGAAAAGATACCATCATATCATTGATCCTAAAACAGGTTATCCGGCAGAAGCCGGAATTATAAGCAGCACAATTGTAACCAATAGTTCCATTGATGCAGATGCCCTCTCCACCAGTGTTTACGTTTTAGGACTGGAAAAAGGGATGGAGCTAATAGAAAGCTTAGAGAATGTGGAAGCAGTTATTGTTACGGAAGATAAAAAAATCTATGTTACATCGGGATTAAAAGATCGATTTAAATTGGAAAATGAAGAGTTCCAACTGGCCAACTAG
- a CDS encoding glutamine synthetase III, with translation MRERLPKETYKALKKTIDEGATLDLKIAEVVANAMKDWAIERGATHYTHWFQPMTGMTAEKHDSFISPTSDGRVIMEFSGKELIKGESDASSFPSGGLRATFEARGYTAWDCTSPAFLKEDANGITLYIPTAFCSYTGDALDKKTPLLRSMEAISKQALRILRLFGNTTTKKVITTVGAEQEYFLVDKKLYEKRKDLIFTGRTLFGALPPKGQEKEDHYYGSIKERVAAFMQELDIELWKLGVPAKTKHNEVAPAQFEIAPIFDTTNVAADHNQLIMETLKKVADRHGFACLLHEKPFAGVNGSGKHNNWSLSTDDGQNLLKPGRTPHENIQFLLFLTAIIKAVDLHADLLRVSAANPGNDHRLGANEAPPAIISIFLGDQLTEILEQIETGCDVCSKEREILEIGVSTLPQMRKDTTDRNRTSPFAFTGNKFEFRMVPSSASISDPNVITNTIVADVLCEMADELEQAEDFDKAVRKLLRRTIREHKRVIFNGNGYSNEWIEEAARRGLPNIASTVEAIPALITEKAINLFERHKVLSKTELCSRFEILLEDYINTITIEAKTMLLMAKRQILPVGIKFSAQVAESISKIKNIGDFDVSAQVELLEEVTKTLASFKRNLNNLEEAAHKASNMEADSYKKACYYRDVVCAEMKKLREDADHLETIIDEEIWPMPTYSDLLFQL, from the coding sequence ATGAGAGAAAGACTGCCAAAAGAAACGTATAAAGCATTAAAGAAAACAATCGATGAAGGGGCAACTTTGGATTTAAAAATTGCTGAAGTCGTTGCCAATGCTATGAAAGACTGGGCAATTGAAAGAGGTGCCACCCACTATACTCACTGGTTCCAGCCCATGACCGGGATGACAGCAGAAAAACACGACTCTTTCATATCTCCCACATCCGATGGCCGTGTGATTATGGAGTTTTCGGGGAAAGAATTAATTAAAGGGGAATCCGATGCTTCATCCTTTCCTTCAGGGGGACTCCGTGCTACCTTTGAGGCCAGAGGATATACAGCATGGGATTGTACCTCTCCTGCATTCTTAAAAGAAGACGCTAATGGGATAACATTATACATTCCAACGGCATTTTGTTCCTATACAGGAGATGCACTGGATAAAAAGACTCCTTTGCTTCGTTCCATGGAAGCCATTTCAAAACAAGCCCTAAGAATATTAAGATTATTTGGCAATACTACAACCAAAAAAGTAATTACCACCGTTGGGGCAGAGCAGGAATACTTTTTAGTAGATAAAAAGTTATATGAGAAAAGAAAGGACTTAATTTTTACCGGAAGAACTTTATTTGGTGCTTTGCCTCCAAAAGGCCAGGAAAAAGAAGACCATTATTACGGCAGCATCAAAGAAAGAGTTGCAGCATTCATGCAGGAGCTGGATATCGAACTTTGGAAGCTGGGGGTACCTGCTAAAACAAAACATAACGAAGTTGCACCGGCTCAATTTGAAATTGCTCCAATTTTTGATACTACCAATGTAGCAGCCGACCATAATCAGCTGATTATGGAGACTCTTAAAAAAGTTGCCGACAGACATGGCTTTGCTTGTCTGCTTCATGAAAAGCCCTTTGCAGGAGTAAACGGCTCAGGAAAACATAATAACTGGTCACTTTCTACAGATGACGGGCAAAATCTCTTAAAGCCTGGTCGTACGCCCCATGAAAATATTCAATTTTTATTATTCCTGACTGCGATTATTAAAGCGGTTGACTTGCATGCGGATCTGCTTAGGGTGTCTGCTGCAAATCCGGGGAACGATCATAGATTAGGTGCCAATGAAGCGCCGCCGGCAATTATTTCTATTTTCCTGGGAGACCAGTTAACCGAGATTTTAGAGCAAATAGAGACAGGATGCGATGTATGCTCTAAAGAAAGAGAAATTCTTGAGATCGGTGTATCTACTTTACCTCAGATGCGTAAAGATACCACCGACAGAAACAGAACCTCTCCTTTTGCCTTTACAGGAAATAAATTTGAATTTAGAATGGTTCCTTCTTCTGCATCCATATCCGATCCGAATGTCATTACCAATACGATTGTAGCAGATGTACTCTGTGAAATGGCAGATGAACTGGAACAAGCAGAAGACTTTGATAAAGCAGTGAGAAAACTCTTAAGAAGAACAATTCGTGAACATAAACGAGTAATTTTTAATGGAAATGGATATTCTAATGAATGGATAGAAGAAGCAGCCAGAAGAGGCCTTCCCAATATAGCCTCTACGGTTGAGGCTATTCCTGCCCTCATTACGGAAAAAGCCATTAATTTATTTGAAAGACATAAAGTACTTTCTAAAACCGAACTTTGTTCCAGATTTGAAATTTTACTGGAAGATTACATCAATACCATTACTATTGAAGCAAAGACGATGCTTCTTATGGCAAAGCGTCAGATTTTACCTGTGGGCATAAAGTTCTCTGCACAAGTGGCAGAATCCATCTCAAAGATTAAAAACATTGGCGATTTTGATGTAAGTGCTCAGGTGGAATTACTAGAAGAGGTAACCAAAACTTTGGCTTCCTTTAAACGCAACCTCAATAATTTAGAAGAAGCTGCCCATAAAGCATCCAATATGGAAGCAGACTCTTATAAAAAAGCATGTTACTACCGTGATGTAGTTTGTGCGGAAATGAAAAAATTAAGAGAAGATGCAGACCATCTTGAAACTATCATTGATGAAGAGATTTGGCCTATGCCCACTTACAGTGATTTGCTTTTCCAACTTTAA
- a CDS encoding NusG domain II-containing protein, which produces MKKGDKIVAIGVFALILISSLTVGLYRYFNKGKPMNAKIIQNQKVIEVIDLNSVEEPREWKIEEENGGFNTIRVENGRIRFIDADCPDLVCVHSGWLSEPGAIAVCLPHKLSIHIEGINEEIDQVSY; this is translated from the coding sequence ATGAAAAAAGGGGATAAAATCGTTGCAATAGGTGTATTCGCTTTGATTTTGATCAGTTCTTTAACTGTGGGACTATACAGATATTTTAATAAAGGAAAACCGATGAATGCAAAAATCATCCAAAATCAAAAAGTCATAGAAGTGATTGATTTAAATTCAGTAGAAGAACCAAGAGAATGGAAGATAGAAGAAGAAAACGGAGGGTTCAATACCATCCGAGTGGAAAATGGAAGGATTCGCTTTATTGATGCGGATTGTCCCGATTTGGTTTGTGTTCATTCAGGGTGGTTATCAGAACCGGGAGCCATAGCAGTATGCCTACCTCATAAATTATCCATCCATATTGAAGGGATAAACGAAGAAATTGATCAGGTATCCTATTGA
- a CDS encoding SHOCT-like domain-containing protein, with amino-acid sequence MSEETRMILKMVDEGKLTPEQAVEMLKAVGADEVRSDRDQTEHKGEEFVQDLDRWGKELAQKMGSAVKDLEPKLRKMLQIMVQNTMKTVEEVGRVFREQKEQNEQNEQEHPAEESETYDEYDQNE; translated from the coding sequence ATGAGTGAAGAAACAAGAATGATATTAAAGATGGTGGATGAAGGCAAACTTACACCGGAGCAAGCTGTAGAGATGTTAAAGGCTGTTGGTGCTGACGAAGTACGTAGTGACAGAGATCAAACCGAACATAAAGGCGAGGAATTTGTTCAAGATTTGGATAGATGGGGCAAAGAATTGGCACAAAAAATGGGCAGTGCAGTAAAAGATTTAGAACCTAAATTAAGAAAAATGCTGCAGATCATGGTACAAAACACAATGAAGACCGTTGAAGAAGTGGGAAGAGTATTTAGAGAACAAAAAGAGCAAAATGAACAAAATGAGCAGGAACATCCTGCTGAAGAAAGCGAAACATATGACGAATACGATCAAAATGAATAA
- a CDS encoding FAD-dependent oxidoreductase → MSKKVVILGAGYGGIQAALTLNKKKKKADDIEIYIIDKNPYHTLLTELHEIAGNRIEEDGVLVHLRSIFQYTDVHVVQDYIQDVDFEGQVLRSENNTYPYDYLIMGIGSEPNFFGIEGMKEHSFTLWSHKDSLVIKEHILKMFQKASSEKDPAKRKSYLTFAVGGGGFTGTEMIGELAFWVNDLAEQYNVNRNEVRLILIEALPKILPILDDSLIEKAVKYLKNKLKVEILTESRITKVNETSFVLNDKDVIESHTLIWTGGVQANRCFTELKLEKGRGERVCVDEYTRTPYKNVFAVGDYALFITKDNKPLPALVEAALETGTIAAKNILNLIRNKELEKGEPKLHGVMVSLGKNYGVADLMGVKLSGFPAIFMKHLVNIHYLFGIGGFELIVNYLKHELWGVRHKKGIIHSHLERLTPTFWLVLLRLYLGYMWLMSGLEKASGGWLEYEMLAGSNADATTGASIMQLVSNHTPSWYAWIVDTLIVPNAMLFQKVIILTELGLGLAFITGTFTFIAAIVSIGMNINFLLSTGLNDLWFLASSIPMLGGAGRAFGVDHYLIPYLMRQWRYFVNNKKIKINLWK, encoded by the coding sequence ATGAGTAAAAAAGTAGTAATACTTGGTGCCGGCTACGGTGGAATACAAGCTGCACTAACCTTGAACAAAAAGAAAAAGAAGGCCGATGATATTGAAATTTATATTATAGATAAAAATCCGTATCATACACTTCTTACAGAACTCCATGAGATTGCTGGAAACCGTATTGAAGAAGATGGAGTATTGGTTCATTTAAGAAGTATTTTCCAATATACTGATGTCCATGTTGTTCAAGATTATATCCAAGATGTCGATTTTGAAGGACAAGTATTAAGATCAGAAAACAATACTTATCCCTATGACTACCTTATTATGGGCATAGGAAGTGAACCTAATTTCTTCGGCATAGAAGGTATGAAAGAACATAGCTTTACTCTATGGTCCCATAAGGATTCTTTAGTAATTAAAGAACATATTTTAAAGATGTTCCAAAAAGCTTCTTCAGAAAAAGATCCTGCAAAGAGAAAGTCTTACCTTACTTTTGCAGTAGGCGGCGGTGGCTTTACCGGAACCGAAATGATTGGAGAACTGGCTTTTTGGGTAAACGATTTGGCAGAACAATATAATGTGAATAGAAATGAAGTAAGACTTATTCTTATTGAAGCATTGCCTAAAATACTTCCTATTTTAGATGATTCTTTGATTGAGAAAGCTGTAAAATATCTCAAGAATAAATTAAAGGTAGAAATCCTTACAGAATCCAGAATCACAAAAGTGAATGAAACATCTTTCGTATTAAACGATAAAGATGTCATCGAATCTCATACACTGATTTGGACCGGTGGGGTACAAGCTAACCGATGCTTCACAGAACTGAAGCTGGAAAAAGGAAGAGGCGAAAGAGTTTGCGTAGATGAATATACAAGAACTCCTTATAAGAACGTGTTTGCAGTGGGTGACTATGCCCTCTTTATCACAAAAGACAATAAACCTCTGCCTGCACTGGTTGAAGCTGCTTTAGAAACAGGAACAATTGCAGCGAAAAACATATTAAATCTTATTCGCAATAAAGAATTGGAAAAAGGCGAACCAAAACTTCATGGCGTAATGGTTTCACTTGGCAAAAACTATGGGGTTGCAGATTTGATGGGTGTCAAATTATCCGGATTCCCTGCAATCTTTATGAAACATTTGGTTAACATCCATTACCTCTTTGGAATTGGCGGATTTGAACTCATTGTAAATTACTTAAAGCATGAGCTTTGGGGTGTAAGACATAAAAAAGGCATTATCCACAGTCATTTAGAGAGATTAACTCCTACCTTCTGGTTAGTGCTGTTAAGACTATATCTTGGATACATGTGGCTTATGTCAGGTCTTGAAAAAGCTAGTGGCGGATGGCTTGAATACGAAATGCTTGCCGGAAGCAATGCGGATGCAACCACCGGAGCTTCTATCATGCAACTCGTTTCAAATCATACCCCAAGTTGGTACGCATGGATTGTTGATACACTCATTGTTCCTAACGCTATGTTGTTCCAAAAAGTAATTATCCTTACGGAATTAGGACTTGGACTAGCATTTATTACCGGTACCTTTACATTTATTGCAGCGATTGTATCCATTGGTATGAATATTAACTTCTTACTTTCTACAGGACTTAACGATTTATGGTTCTTAGCTTCTTCCATTCCAATGTTAGGCGGAGCTGGAAGAGCCTTTGGCGTAGACCATTATCTGATCCCATATCTTATGAGACAATGGAGATATTTCGTAAACAATAAAAAGATTAAAATTAATCTATGGAAATAA
- a CDS encoding polyprenyl synthetase family protein — translation MSLWEAYPEIHEELIKVENYMKKAVPSRKKILTEISLELIESGGKRLRPAFVILGAKCGKYDPEKIIPLGAAIELLHTATLVHDDIIDDSQLRRGKTTVQAKYGRDMAVYTGDYLFTKAFMILSDKTSFEHLNRIAQGVKAICEGEIDQYEIKYNTNVTVTDYLKRIYRKTAVLFVMSILVGAYEGKCKRKTLNALGKFAAYFGMAFQIRDDLLDYTSTEKIEGKPIGNDIKQGIYTLPLLFALQDNNVNQEIKELLSKKEHIEKEEIDRVIDLVKETNALKETKALKDKFIRKAYDALDNLSDGTYKDITKGLLQLL, via the coding sequence ATGAGTTTGTGGGAAGCTTATCCTGAAATACATGAGGAATTAATTAAAGTAGAAAATTATATGAAAAAGGCTGTTCCCTCCAGAAAGAAAATTCTAACAGAAATTAGTTTAGAATTAATAGAATCCGGAGGTAAGAGATTAAGACCGGCTTTTGTGATCTTAGGTGCAAAATGCGGCAAATATGATCCCGAAAAGATTATTCCCCTCGGAGCCGCAATAGAATTATTGCATACAGCAACCCTTGTCCATGACGATATCATTGACGATTCGCAGCTTAGAAGGGGAAAAACGACGGTTCAAGCAAAATATGGACGGGACATGGCCGTATATACGGGAGATTACCTGTTTACAAAAGCTTTTATGATACTATCAGACAAAACCTCTTTTGAGCATTTAAACAGAATAGCACAAGGAGTTAAGGCAATTTGTGAAGGTGAAATTGATCAATATGAAATCAAATACAATACCAATGTTACCGTAACGGATTACTTAAAGAGAATATATAGAAAAACAGCGGTACTGTTTGTCATGAGTATTTTGGTAGGGGCCTATGAAGGCAAATGTAAGAGAAAGACTTTAAACGCCCTTGGAAAATTTGCAGCTTATTTTGGAATGGCGTTTCAAATCAGAGACGATCTTCTGGATTATACATCTACGGAGAAAATAGAAGGAAAGCCCATAGGCAACGATATCAAACAAGGGATTTATACCCTGCCTCTTTTATTTGCTTTGCAAGACAATAACGTCAATCAGGAAATAAAAGAACTCTTAAGCAAAAAAGAGCATATAGAAAAAGAGGAAATCGATCGAGTGATTGATTTAGTAAAAGAAACCAACGCCTTAAAAGAAACCAAGGCGTTAAAAGATAAATTTATTCGTAAAGCCTATGACGCCCTTGATAACCTTTCTGATGGAACTTATAAAGATATAACAAAAGGCTTGCTCCAATTATTATAA
- a CDS encoding Spo0E family sporulation regulatory protein-aspartic acid phosphatase, protein MSKNKSYTTEEIELLKTALDTLLEQRNYNLLDPLVQQLSRKLDALIYKVIEQQTVPGKKNSDS, encoded by the coding sequence ATGAGTAAAAATAAAAGTTATACGACAGAAGAAATTGAACTTCTAAAAACTGCGTTGGATACTCTATTAGAACAGCGAAACTATAATTTATTAGATCCCCTTGTTCAACAATTAAGTAGAAAATTAGATGCATTAATTTATAAAGTAATTGAACAGCAAACTGTTCCTGGCAAAAAAAATTCTGATTCTTAG
- the mgrA gene encoding L-glyceraldehyde 3-phosphate reductase, producing the protein MEYQACSTRYVSMKYNRCGKSGLKLPAISLGLWHNFGGVDVFENSRAIARRAFDLGITHFDLANNYGPPPGSAEENFGKMMKLDFKPYRDEMIISTKAGHYMWEGPYGEWGSRKHILASLDQSLKRMGLDYVDIFYSHRPDPETPLEETMGALATAVRQGKALYVGISKYKPEQAKQAIKILKELGTPCLIHQPSYSMFNRSIEDEGLLDLLEEEGVGSIVYSPLAQGLLTNKYLKDIPADSRAAKSTSIFLNESDITPEKLNKIHSLNEIAKERGQSLAQMALAWVLRKGRVTSALVGASKVSQIEDNVAALNHLEFTEEELNKIEQILKN; encoded by the coding sequence ATGGAATATCAGGCATGCAGTACCAGATATGTATCGATGAAATATAACCGCTGCGGAAAAAGCGGACTTAAACTTCCTGCCATATCCCTTGGTTTATGGCATAATTTTGGAGGTGTAGACGTATTTGAAAACAGCCGAGCCATTGCTCGCCGTGCATTCGATCTTGGTATTACTCATTTTGACCTTGCCAATAATTATGGTCCCCCTCCAGGTTCAGCTGAAGAGAACTTCGGAAAAATGATGAAACTGGATTTTAAACCCTATCGGGATGAGATGATCATTTCTACAAAAGCAGGACATTATATGTGGGAAGGTCCTTATGGAGAATGGGGGTCTCGAAAACATATCCTTGCAAGTCTGGACCAAAGCTTAAAGAGAATGGGGCTTGACTATGTGGACATTTTCTATTCTCACAGACCTGATCCCGAAACACCTCTTGAAGAAACGATGGGTGCCCTGGCAACTGCTGTACGACAAGGAAAAGCACTTTATGTAGGAATTTCCAAGTATAAACCGGAGCAGGCAAAACAGGCAATCAAAATTTTAAAAGAATTAGGTACTCCTTGCCTGATTCATCAGCCTTCCTATTCTATGTTTAACCGCTCGATAGAAGATGAAGGACTTCTGGATCTTTTAGAAGAAGAAGGCGTTGGCTCGATTGTCTACTCTCCATTGGCTCAAGGGCTTTTAACCAATAAATATTTAAAAGATATCCCTGCCGATTCCCGGGCTGCTAAATCCACTTCAATCTTCTTAAATGAAAGTGACATTACCCCAGAAAAATTAAATAAAATCCACAGCTTAAATGAAATTGCCAAAGAAAGAGGTCAAAGTTTAGCTCAAATGGCTCTGGCGTGGGTGCTTAGAAAGGGCCGCGTTACTTCCGCATTGGTCGGTGCAAGTAAAGTAAGTCAAATAGAAGATAATGTTGCTGCCCTTAATCATCTGGAGTTTACGGAAGAAGAACTCAATAAAATAGAACAAATTTTAAAAAACTAA
- a CDS encoding FMN-binding protein: protein MKKIIALALALGLSFSALTGCGAKKEEATPPADTTQTQTEQPAETKEEAGGAALADGTYKAEGDAFDDHGWKPIITLEVKDGKIVAVDYDEINEEGTLKETNEDYNARMKEKTNIGPAEAFPQLEQALIEKQDVDAVDTVTGATHGSDSFKEMVKKALAAGPVAADASGALKDGTYTAEGDAFDDHGWKPIITIEVKDGKIAAVDYNEINEEGTLKETDEAYNKNMKAKVNIGPAEAFPQLEQALIEKQDVDAVDVVTGATHGSESFKEMAKKALEAAK, encoded by the coding sequence ATGAAAAAAATTATAGCTTTGGCATTGGCATTAGGATTATCCTTTAGTGCATTAACTGGATGCGGTGCTAAGAAAGAAGAAGCTACACCACCTGCTGATACAACACAAACTCAAACAGAACAACCAGCAGAAACAAAAGAAGAAGCTGGCGGAGCAGCATTAGCTGACGGTACTTACAAAGCAGAAGGCGATGCTTTTGATGATCACGGTTGGAAACCAATCATTACTCTTGAAGTAAAAGATGGTAAGATCGTTGCAGTTGATTACGATGAAATCAACGAAGAAGGTACATTAAAAGAAACTAACGAAGATTACAATGCAAGAATGAAAGAAAAAACTAATATAGGACCTGCAGAAGCATTCCCACAATTAGAGCAAGCGCTCATTGAAAAACAAGATGTTGACGCAGTAGACACAGTAACTGGTGCAACTCATGGTTCCGATAGCTTCAAAGAAATGGTTAAGAAAGCTTTAGCAGCAGGACCAGTAGCAGCAGATGCATCAGGTGCATTAAAAGATGGTACTTATACAGCAGAAGGTGACGCTTTTGATGACCACGGCTGGAAACCAATCATTACGATCGAAGTAAAAGATGGTAAAATCGCAGCAGTTGATTACAATGAAATCAACGAAGAAGGTACATTAAAAGAAACTGATGAAGCATACAATAAAAATATGAAAGCTAAAGTTAACATAGGACCTGCAGAAGCATTCCCACAATTAGAACAAGCATTAATTGAAAAACAAGATGTAGATGCAGTGGATGTTGTAACTGGTGCAACTCATGGTTCCGAAAGCTTCAAAGAAATGGCTAAAAAGGCTTTAGAAGCTGCAAAATAA
- a CDS encoding Gx transporter family protein, whose translation MPKIDRMVVIMVKTKRLVFLSLLVGIALIIYIIEAQIPVLFPGVKLGLANIISLFALLLLGWKEALIIVVLRTVMGSIFGGSVSAFFFSIVGGLLSNIVMILLYKYFKDFLGLGSISICGAIFHNAGQLLVAAFIIQDLRIYFYLPILLISGVITGYFVGISTSFLYQHFEKTDWAKQLRREEI comes from the coding sequence ATGCCAAAGATAGATAGAATGGTGGTTATCATGGTAAAAACAAAACGATTGGTATTTTTGTCTTTATTGGTTGGAATCGCACTTATTATTTATATTATAGAGGCGCAGATTCCGGTTCTCTTTCCGGGGGTAAAACTGGGACTTGCAAATATCATCTCTTTATTTGCATTATTGCTTTTAGGATGGAAAGAAGCACTCATTATAGTGGTTTTAAGAACAGTGATGGGTTCTATTTTTGGAGGAAGTGTCTCCGCATTCTTCTTTAGTATTGTTGGAGGACTCCTTAGTAATATTGTTATGATTTTACTGTATAAATACTTTAAAGATTTTTTAGGACTGGGCTCCATAAGTATTTGTGGAGCAATTTTTCATAATGCAGGGCAGCTGCTGGTAGCAGCTTTTATTATTCAAGATTTAAGAATATACTTTTACCTCCCGATTCTTCTGATATCCGGGGTAATCACAGGATATTTTGTAGGAATCAGTACAAGTTTTCTGTATCAGCATTTTGAAAAAACAGATTGGGCGAAACAACTTAGAAGGGAAGAAATTTAG